TGCACGAAGCACGGTGTACGGTCAGCGTGGAGAACCCCGCCCAGATCAAGTACTTCGCCAGATCCATCCTCCGGCGTGGGAAAACCGACTGCATGGATGCGGAGACGATTGCCCGGTACGGCGCGACCCGGCCGCCCAAGGCCTGGCACCCTCCAGATCAGCACAGCACCGAGCTCAAACTGCTGGTTCGTGAACGCACGGCCCTCACCACTACAGTGCAACAGGAACGGAATCGACGCCATGCGATGGAGCACCGCTCCACCTCCTCGCCCACCCTGTTGACGTTGGTTGACGAGCGTATTGAGCTGCTGGAACAGCAGATCAAGGCCATCGAAGCGGCGATGAAGCAGCTGTTGGCGGGCCATGCGCGACTGGAGCCGCAAATGCGGCTCCTGCTCAGCGTGCCGGGCTTTGGATTCTTGAGTGCCGTATCCGTTCTGGCGGAAACCGACGGCTTCTCCGCCATTGAGACGGGGGCCCAGCTCTGCGCGTTTTGCGGGATTGCGCCGTCCCCCGTCCAGTCGGGAACCAGTGTCAGGGGACGGGGTCGGATCTCGAAGATGGGCAACGCCCATCTCCGACGGACCGCGTACTTGGCAGC
This Deinococcus sp. AB2017081 DNA region includes the following protein-coding sequences:
- a CDS encoding IS110 family transposase → MVVLGLDVGKDSLAACFLLPAPSGAITLPAVPNTQAGFKALLRFAHQHDVVPADLHVVMEATSVYWEECATALHEARCTVSVENPAQIKYFARSILRRGKTDCMDAETIARYGATRPPKAWHPPDQHSTELKLLVRERTALTTTVQQERNRRHAMEHRSTSSPTLLTLVDERIELLEQQIKAIEAAMKQLLAGHARLEPQMRLLLSVPGFGFLSAVSVLAETDGFSAIETGAQLCAFCGIAPSPVQSGTSVRGRGRISKMGNAHLRRTAYLAALGAAHSHGRLGVFYQHLRLAGKPPKVARIALARKLLRVGLAVVKSGQPYQEDYQRPEHTAA